Proteins from a genomic interval of Diospyros lotus cultivar Yz01 chromosome 6, ASM1463336v1, whole genome shotgun sequence:
- the LOC127803959 gene encoding protein KINESIN LIGHT CHAIN-RELATED 2, whose amino-acid sequence MPELVMEGLDMDNLSREPSGSYIPHKEIFTEKSPRSPLSTHSPDSDSIDLALDGGADTSIEQLYHNVCEMQSSDQSPSRRSFLSYGEESRIDSELRFYAGGSFGEAEITKEVVVENNKEAGIVGSEKQNGRCFESRVSSNSMNDKRGKKKGAHLEGARSFPSKKGSRLPLMDSEATQPLSRRTKSLYERPPIGKQNGKAPRKPGPNDRNPPLGGEKLQDGAEESLEAGYLGPYLLKQTTELVSSGENPQKALEMALRAMKSFDSCANEKPNLELVMCLHVVAALYCRLGQYSKAIPVLERSIEIPVIDEGQNHALAKFAGCMQLGDTYAMLGQIENSILCYTAGLEIQRQVLGEKDARFGETCRYVAEAHVQAFQFDEAEKLCQLALNIHKENASPASPQEAADRRLMGLICESKGHHETALEHYVLASMAMAGNGQDTDVASIDCSIGDAYLSLARYDEAIFAYQKALTAFKSTKGENHPSVASVFVRLANLYNKIGKFRESKSYCENALRIYARPIPGSPAEEIASGLTDVSAIYESMDELEQALRLLQKALKIYGNAPGQQSTIAGIEAQMGVLYYLTGHYSDSYNSFKDAISKFREIGEKKSALFGIALNQMGLACVQLYAINEATDLFEEARSILENEYGPYHPDTLGVYSNLAGTYDAMGRSGDAIEILEYVIGMREEKLGTANPDVDDEKRRLAELLKEAGRVRNRQTRSLETLLDTNSKTTTKETTRL is encoded by the exons ATGCCTGAATTGGTAATGGAGGGATTAGATATGGATAATCTGTCGAGAGAGCCGAGCGGAAGCTACATTCCTCACAAGGAAATCTTCACCGAAAAGTCTCCCAGAAGTCCATTGAGTACTCACAGTCCTGATTCTGATTCTATCGATCTTGCTCTGGATGGAGGCGCCGATACCTCGATCGAGCAGCTCTATCACAATGTCTGCGAGATGCAGAGCTCCGATCAGTCCCCGTCAAGGCGGAGCTTTCTGTCGTATGGCGAGGAGTCGAGGATCGATTCTGAGTTGCGGTTTTACGCCGGGGGGAGCTTTGGGGAGGCTGAGATAACAAAGGAGGTGGTGGTTGAGAACAACAAAGAAGCTGGAATTGTTGGCTCTGAGAAGCAAAATGGGCGTTGTTTTGAATCCCGTGTTTCTTCTAACAGCATGAACGACAAGCGTGGGAAGAAGAAGGGGGCCCACTTGGAAGGCGCTAGGTCGTTTCCTTCCAAGAAGGGCTCTCGCCTGCCATTAATGGACTCTGAAGCAACGCAACCACTAAGTAGGAGGACCAAATCCTTATACGAGAGGCCGCCTATTGGGAAGCAGAACGGTAAGGCTCCAAGAAAGCCTGGCCCAAATGACAGAAATCCACCTTTAGGCGGGGAGAAGTTGCAGGATGGAGCAGAGGAGTCTCTTGAAGCAGGGTATCTTGGACCTTATTTGCTTAAGCAAACGACAGAGTTGGTTTCTTCGGGGGAGAATCCACAGAAGGCTCTTGAAATGGCTCTTAGAGCGATGAAATCATTCGACAGTTGCGCAAATGAGAAGCCCAATTTGGAGCTAGTCATGTGTCTGCATGTTGTGGCAGCACTGTATTGTCGTCTTGGCCAGTACAGCAAGGCGATTCCTGTTCTTGAGCGTTCGATTGAAATTCCAGTGATCGATGAAGGCCAAAACCATGCACTTGCCAAATTTGCAGGGTGCATGCAGCTGGGAGACACATATGCGATGCTCGGCCAGATTGAGAACTCTATACTGTGCTATACCGCAGGCTTGGAGATCCAGAGGCAAGTTCTTGGAGAAAAGGATGCCCGGTTTGGTGAGACTTGCAGGTATGTTGCTGAAGCCCATGTTCAAGCATTCCAATTCGATGAGGCTGAGAAGCTTTGTCAGTTGGCTCTTAACATCCACAAGGAGAATGCCTCCCCAGCTTCTCCTCAAGAAGCAGCCGATAGGAGACTTATGGGGCTTATCTGCGAGTCAAAGGGCCATCACGAAACTGCTCTTGAGCATTATGTTCTAGCAAGCATGGCAATGGCAGGAAATGGGCAGGACACCGATGTGGCTTCCATTGACTGCAGCATTGGAGATGCATATTTATCTTTGGCACGATATGATGAGGCTATTTTCGCTTACCAGAAGGCGCTCACTGCGTTTAAGTCAACTAAAGGAGAGAACCATCCATCTGTTGCTTCAGTCTTTGTCCGTTTGGCTAACTTGTACAACAAGATAGGCAAATTTAGAGAGTCCAAGTCATACTGTGAAAATGCACTTCGAATTTACGCTAGGCCGATTCCTGGGAGCCCCGCAGAAGAGATTGCTAGCGGTCTCACTGATGTTTCTGCTATCTATGAATCTATGGATGAACTCGAGCAGGCACTTAGGTTACTGCAGAAGGCTCTGAAGATATACGGCAATGCACCAGGTCAGCAAAGCACAATTGCAGGGATTGAGGCCCAGATGGGAGTACTATACTATTTGACAGGGCACTACTCTGATTCCTACAACTCCTTCAAAGATGCCATTTCGAAGTTCCGGGAGATTGGGGAGAAGAAATCTGCTCTGTTTGGCATTGCCCTGAACCAAATGGGCCTTGCCTGTGTGCAACTTTACGCTATAAACGAGGCTACTGATTTGTTTGAAGAAGCAAGGAGTATTTTGGAGAATGAGTACGGCCCTTATCACCCTGATACACTAGGGGTCTACAGCAATCTTGCAGGAACTTATGATGCAATGGGCAG GTCAGGCGATGCAATTGAAATCTTGGAATATGTCATCGGGATGAGAGAGGAGAAGCTTGGTACTGCAAACCCAGATGTGGATGACGAGAAGCGCAGGCTGGCTGAGCTATTAAAGGAAGCGGGAAGGGTAAGAAACAGGCAAACTAGGTCACTGGAAACCCTCCTTGACACCAACTCAAAGACTACTACCAAGGAAACCACCAGGTTATAA
- the LOC127803960 gene encoding L-aspartate oxidase 2-a, chloroplastic — translation MATSVAAGSGNLHFKEIVCRVQGCRNTSRVSSLAFQRFVQKELSWSYGLSKLLHIQRHNRLASYIHGNSKPLRTVASSCLGDGSTKYFDFAVIGSGVAGLRYALEVAKCGTVAVITKAEPHESNTNYAQGGVSAVLCPSDSVENHMRDTIVAGAYLCDEETVRVVCTEGPDRIRELITMGASFDHGEDGNLHLAREGGHSHCRIVHAADMTGREIERALLEAVDNDPNIFMFEHHFAIDLLTSQDGAETVCHGVDTLNTETQEVVRFISKVTLLASGGAGHIYPTTTNPPVATGDGMAMAHRAQAVISNMEFVQFHPTALADEGLPIKPSKTRENAFLITEAVRGDGGILYNLGMERFMPLYDKRAELAPRDVVARSIDDQLKKRNEKYVLLDISHKPREKILSHFPNIAAECLQYGLDISREPIPVVPAAHYMCGGVRAGLQGEINVRGLYVAGEVACTGLHGANRLASNSLLEALVFARRAVQPSIDHMKSSKMDHDASDEWARPVVPISLGRDVLSKIVKRTREVRKELQSIMWKYVGIVRSTTRLETAERRIGELELSWEACLFQQGWEPTMVGLEACEMRNLFCCAKLVVSSALARHESRGLHYTTDFPDLEESERLPTIIFPCSPGGSTWSSRQLHQQHI, via the exons ATGGCTACTAGTGTAGCTGCTGGAAGCGGAAACCTGCACTTTAAGGAGATTGTCTGCAGGGTACAAGGGTGCAGAAACACTTCTCGGGTCTCTTCTTTAGCCTTTCAGAGATTTGTACAGAAGGAGCTCTCGTG GTCTTATGGGTTGTCCAAGCTCTTGCACATCCAGAGGCATAACAGGCTCGCTTCTTATATTCATGGGAATTCTAAGCCTCTTAGAACAGTCGCCTCATCTTGCCTGGGAGATGGTTCCACCAAGTATTTTGATTTTGCTGTCATAGGTAGTGGGGTTGCTGGCCTTCGCTATGCTCTTGAAGTTGCAAAGTGTGGAACTGTTGCAGTGATTACCAAGGCTGAGCCCCATGAAAGCAACACAAACTATGCCCAGGGTGGTGTCAGTGCTGTGTTGTGCCCTTCCGATTCAGTGGAGAATCACATGCGAGACACAATTGTAGCAGGTGCTTACCTATGTGATGAGGAGACAGTTCGA GTTGTGTGTACTGAAGGGCCTGACAGAATTCGAGAATTGATTACCATGGGTGCATCATTTGATCATGGCGAGGATGGAAACTTGCATCTAGCTAGGGAAGGGGGCCACTCACATTGCAGGATTGTTCACGCTGCCGATATGACAGGGAGGGAAATCGAGAGGGCACTTCTGGAAGCAGTTGACAATGATCCTAATATATTCATGTTTGAGCACCACTTTGCAATAGATTTGCTGACTTCTCAG GATGGTGCAGAGACGGTTTGTCATGGTGTTGACACTTTAAATACTGAAACTCAAGAG GTGGTACGGTTCATTTCAAAAGTGACCTTGCTTGCATCAGGCGGGGCTGGACATATCTATCCAACAACAACAAATCCTCCG GTAGCCACTGGTGATGGAATGGCGATGGCCCATCGAGCTCAAGCTGTAATTTCCAATATGGA ATTTGTTCAGTTTCACCCCACTGCTTTAGCAGATGAAGGCCTTCCAATCAAACCATCCAAGACCCGGGAGAATGCTTTTTTGATCACTGAAGCTGTCCGAGGCGATGGAGGTATCCTCTACAATTTAGGCATGGAAAGATTCATGCCCCTGTATGATAAGAGGGCAGAGCTTGCTCCTAGGGATGTGGTGGCTAGAAGTATCGATGACCAACTCAAGAAGCGCAACGAAAAGTATGTCCTACTCGATATCAGCCATAAGCCTAGAGAAAAAATTCTCTCTCACTTCCCCAACATAGCTGCCGAGTGCCTCCAGTATGGCCTGGATATATCCCGTGAACCAATTCCAGTGGTTCCTGCTGCTCATTACATGTGCGGTGGAGTTCGTGCAGGCCTCCAGGGGGAGATAAATGTGCGTGGTTTATATGTGGCCGGTGAAGTTGCTTGTACCGGTTTGCATGGAGCTAACCGGCTTGCCAGCAATTCATTACTTGAAGCGCTGGTGTTTGCTCGACGAGCTGTCCAGCCTTCCATAGATCACATGAAGAGCTCTAAGATGGACCATGATGCTTCAGATGAGTGGGCTCGGCCAGTCGTGCCCATCTCACTTGGAAGAGATGTGCTGAGCAAAATCGTGAAGAGAACGAGGGAAGTGAGGAAGGAACTGCAATCAATCATGTGGAAGTACGTTGGAATTGTTCGGTCAACGACAAGGCTAGAGACTGCAGAGCGGAGGATCGGGGAGTTGGAGCTGAGTTGGGAGGCTTGCTTGTTTCAGCAAGGGTGGGAGCCGACTATGGTGGGACTTGAGGCATGTGAAATGAGGAACCTCTTTTGCTGTGCAAAGCTTGTGGTAAGTAGTGCCCTTGCGAGGCACGAAAGCCGTGGCCTTCACTACACTACTGATTTCCCCGACCTGGAGGAAAGCGAGAGGCTTCCAACGATTATCTTCCCCTGTTCGCCTGGGGGAAGCACTTGGAGTTCGCGACAACTTCACCAGCAACACATATGA
- the LOC127803967 gene encoding uncharacterized protein LOC127803967, producing MESSETLRNKCAACYRQFNRKEHLVEHMRTSYHSVHEPTCGICRKHCRSFDSLREHLIGPLPKVECERIFKERGCDLCLSIFSSRGTLSAHRETCQLSRRNAGLLHHMANLSIQDQLKTDISGTKVVALACKMVGGGSDGSLDLCARVCLIDDHENVIFHTFVKPHIPVTNYRFDTTGIRPEFLRDAMPLRQVSRIIQDFLCNGEPIWKIRSRGGRARILVGHGLDHELKCLDLEYPAIMIRNTAKYPPLMKTSKLSNSLKYLTKAYLGYDIQTGIQDPYDDCVATMRLYKRMRSQVHKMEEYPLATDPQNRNNFAQWRQSELERMTPEELFDLSRSDYYCFCLDTKENA from the exons ATGGAGTCTTCAGAGACTCTGAG AAACAAGTGCGCTGCATGTTACAGACAGTTCAACAGAAAGGAGCATCTAGTTGAACATATGAGAACATCATATCACTCGGTTCATGAACCAACCTGTGGAATTTGCAGGAAACATTGCCGCTCTTTCGATTCCCTCAGGGAGCACCTCATAG GGCCATTGCCAAAGGTAGAATGTGAAAGGATATTCAAGGAAAGAGGATGTGACCTGTGCTTAAGCATCTTTAGCAGCCGTGGCACTCTTAGTGCTCATCGAGAGACTTGCCAGCTCTCCCGCAGAAATGCT GGCCTACTTCATCACATGGCTAACTTGAGCATTCAGGACCAGTTGAAGACTGACATCAGTGGAACAAAGGTGGTGGCACTTGCTTGCAAAATGGTTGGAGGTGGCAGCGATGGATCTTTGGATCTTTGTGCAAGGGTTTGCCTCATTGACGACCATGagaatgtcatctttcacaccTTTGTCAAGCCTCACATCCCTGTCACCAACTATAG ATTTGACACAACCGGAATAAGACCAGAATTCTTAAGAGACGCAATGCCACTGAGACAGGTGTCAAGGATTATCCAAGACTTTTTATGCAATGGTGAACCAATTTGGAAAATCCGATCAAGGGGAGGAAGGGCAAGGATTCTTGTGGGTCATGGCCTGGATCATGAGCTTAAATGTTTAGACCTAGAATACCCAGCAATAATGATCAG AAACACGGCAAAATATCCTCCGTTGATGAAAACAAGCAAACTCAGCAACTCTCTGAAGTACCTAACAAAAGCCTACCTTGG GTATGACATTCAAACTGGTATACAAGATCCTTATGATGACTGTGTTGCTACTATGAGGCTTTACAAGAGAATGAGATCCCAAGTTCATAAAATGGAGGAGTACCCTCTTGCTACTGACCCTCAAAATAGAAACAATTTTGCACAATGGAGGCAAAGTGAACTTGAGAGGATGACCCCAGAAGAACTATTTGACCTATCGAGGTCTGACTACTATTGTTTTTGCCTGGATACCAAAGAAAATGCCTAA